In Bacillus sp. KH172YL63, one genomic interval encodes:
- a CDS encoding aspartyl-phosphate phosphatase Spo0E family protein — translation MSKNELLERIENKRAQLIDIVAENGLTSPQAIQFSQELDRLLNSYNSQYIKKCTPQIS, via the coding sequence GTGTCTAAAAATGAGCTTCTCGAACGAATTGAAAATAAGCGCGCTCAATTGATTGATATTGTCGCTGAAAATGGACTCACGTCACCTCAAGCTATTCAATTTAGTCAGGAACTTGATCGTCTGTTAAATAGCTACAACTCCCAATATATAAAAAAGTGCACTCCTCAAATAAGCTGA
- a CDS encoding cytochrome c biogenesis CcdA family protein, whose amino-acid sequence MSDINIFLAFGAGFLSFISPCCLPLYPAFLSYITGMSVNELKTDNAMLQKRSLLHTLFFLIGFSSIFIAIGFGTSLIGNFFLDYKDLIRQLGAIFIVVFGLVVIGVFTPESLMKDRRFEFKNRPAGFIGSILIGMAFAAGWTPCTGPILASVLTLAATNPGSGVLYMTAYVLGFAIPFFILSFFIGKMKWIRKNSGKIVKAGGYVMIAVGIMLFFNWMTVILAYFTSILGGFKGF is encoded by the coding sequence ATGTCTGATATCAATATTTTTTTAGCCTTCGGTGCGGGTTTCCTCAGCTTCATCTCGCCCTGTTGTCTTCCTCTGTATCCCGCTTTTCTTTCTTATATTACGGGAATGAGCGTCAATGAATTGAAAACTGACAACGCCATGCTACAAAAGCGAAGTTTATTACATACGTTATTTTTCTTGATCGGGTTCTCTTCGATATTTATTGCCATCGGGTTCGGCACTTCCCTGATCGGGAACTTCTTTTTGGATTACAAAGATCTCATCCGACAACTGGGTGCCATATTTATCGTCGTATTCGGCCTTGTTGTCATCGGAGTCTTCACGCCTGAGTCACTTATGAAAGACCGGCGCTTTGAATTCAAGAACAGACCAGCCGGATTCATCGGCTCAATTTTGATCGGTATGGCGTTTGCTGCCGGATGGACACCGTGCACAGGCCCGATCCTTGCATCCGTCCTCACCCTTGCCGCAACCAACCCTGGTTCGGGCGTACTCTATATGACTGCATATGTCTTAGGTTTTGCCATCCCATTCTTCATTCTTTCGTTCTTCATCGGAAAAATGAAATGGATCAGAAAAAACAGCGGAAAAATCGTGAAAGCAGGGGGATATGTGATGATCGCAGTGGGGATCATGCTGTTCTTTAATTGGATGACAGTCATCCTGGCATATTTCACGTCTATTTTGGGAGGATTCAAAGGATTTTAA
- a CDS encoding response regulator, whose translation MATILVVDDAKFMRMTLGGMLSSSGHEVVGEAENGFIAVEKYRELQPDLVTMDITMPEMNGIEAVKKILAEHPEAKVIMCSAMGQQKVVVEAIEAGAKDFIVKPFDEVRVDEAIKRVLG comes from the coding sequence GTGGCAACGATACTAGTAGTGGATGATGCTAAATTTATGAGAATGACGCTAGGGGGCATGCTTTCATCCAGCGGTCACGAAGTCGTTGGGGAAGCGGAGAATGGATTCATTGCCGTTGAAAAGTATCGTGAGCTCCAGCCGGATCTGGTGACAATGGACATCACCATGCCAGAAATGAATGGAATCGAGGCGGTCAAGAAAATATTGGCTGAGCATCCAGAGGCCAAGGTCATCATGTGTTCTGCCATGGGGCAACAAAAGGTCGTGGTGGAAGCGATAGAAGCGGGAGCGAAGGATTTCATCGTGAAGCCTTTTGACGAGGTCCGGGTTGATGAAGCAATCAAACGGGTCTTGGGCTGA
- a CDS encoding CcdC family protein translates to MMIASSIAAILMGFLVIFIRMKAQKRPVSGKKIILPPLFMSTGALMFILPEFRVTAGECLEALTVGMVFSLLLIKTSKFEIRGSDIFLKRSKAFAFILIGLLLIRIVAKSILSVSIDYGELSGMFWILAFGMIVPWRIAMYVQYRKLHLENKDITTNSI, encoded by the coding sequence ATGATGATTGCTTCATCCATTGCAGCGATACTTATGGGATTCTTGGTTATATTCATCAGGATGAAGGCTCAAAAACGACCGGTAAGCGGAAAGAAAATCATTCTACCTCCATTATTTATGAGCACCGGGGCACTGATGTTCATTTTACCTGAATTTCGGGTGACCGCAGGAGAGTGTTTGGAGGCATTGACAGTCGGGATGGTCTTCTCGTTGTTATTGATCAAGACTTCTAAATTCGAAATTCGCGGTAGTGATATTTTCTTAAAGCGCTCTAAAGCATTCGCATTCATTTTGATTGGACTACTATTGATCCGGATCGTGGCAAAGTCCATTCTGAGTGTTTCCATCGATTATGGAGAATTGAGCGGGATGTTCTGGATCCTCGCATTCGGAATGATCGTTCCATGGAGAATTGCCATGTATGTTCAATATAGAAAGCTGCATCTGGAGAATAAAGATATAACAACAAACTCAATCTAA
- a CDS encoding site-2 protease family protein, which produces MFTLADIWTFFLAFFLTLPLVTIVHEAGHVLVARIFGAKIKFAIGTGKHLVNIGPLEVKRMYFMEGWCQYKELKYNKVWIRVLIYLSGSLFNLIAILLINYLIYEGVIPVHIFFYQFVYFSVYFIFFSLFPFRNGDGKPSDGQAIMDVIRFGKTEDPID; this is translated from the coding sequence TTGTTTACATTAGCAGATATATGGACATTTTTCCTCGCTTTCTTTCTGACACTGCCTTTGGTCACAATCGTTCATGAAGCCGGGCATGTACTCGTTGCAAGAATTTTTGGAGCAAAGATCAAATTCGCCATCGGTACAGGAAAACACTTAGTGAATATAGGACCCCTGGAAGTGAAAAGGATGTACTTCATGGAAGGTTGGTGTCAGTATAAGGAGTTAAAATACAACAAGGTATGGATACGGGTATTGATTTATCTCTCAGGCAGTTTATTCAACCTGATAGCAATATTACTTATTAACTATTTAATTTATGAAGGTGTCATCCCGGTCCACATCTTTTTCTATCAATTCGTTTATTTTTCTGTTTATTTCATTTTCTTTTCTTTATTTCCGTTTAGAAACGGAGACGGTAAACCGAGTGATGGCCAGGCAATAATGGATGTCATTCGATTTGGAAAGACGGAAGATCCGATTGATTAA
- a CDS encoding DUF2621 domain-containing protein: MLEGWFLYFILFWVVFLVASFAIGGFFMFRKFLKRFPKEDGKSDLDWEEHYVNETIHLWGTDEKKMLNELVTPVPELFRDVAKQKIAGKIGELALQEKADAITEELVIRGYILATPKRDHKFLRKKLNEMHIDMSPYEHLF, encoded by the coding sequence ATGCTAGAAGGTTGGTTCTTATATTTCATCCTTTTCTGGGTCGTTTTTTTAGTGGCTTCGTTTGCAATCGGCGGATTCTTTATGTTCAGGAAATTCCTGAAGAGATTCCCTAAGGAAGATGGGAAATCAGATCTGGATTGGGAAGAGCATTACGTAAATGAAACCATCCATTTATGGGGCACAGATGAGAAAAAGATGCTCAATGAATTGGTCACACCGGTCCCTGAATTATTCAGAGACGTAGCGAAGCAGAAAATTGCAGGTAAAATCGGGGAATTGGCGCTGCAGGAAAAGGCAGATGCCATCACAGAGGAACTGGTGATAAGGGGTTACATCTTGGCTACTCCCAAGCGGGATCATAAGTTTCTGAGAAAAAAACTAAATGAAATGCATATAGATATGAGCCCTTACGAACATCTATTCTAA
- a CDS encoding ATP-binding protein: MIYRGRVISVLTGLFLVITWDFIYYFVLHYPIDVKVDAVYTLSIIFIGYYLGKNYDLSQTALTEIRKSEEKVKALNEEMQHVLQSIDEVVFHTNDKGEFQFLNASWEDFTGYTVKESLHKNALHFVSLHERHEFLRVVRQNASVKKEKIKMDFSYQKRDGQFRWGEVTIKMNYNSEGKLLGTVGTISDITARVHNEEELMEMNETLAIESQKLSVAGQLAAGIAHEVRNPLTSINGFLQLLRDEADDKTREYLGIVFSEIKRIELVLSELLILAKPQSVTYKRINIIETLDHVSKLLNTNAILYNIEIQTDFKDKELFIRGDENQLKQVFINLIKNAIEAMPHGGAITIQARNTSDNKVQVSFKDEGVGMKKETLDKLGEPFFTTKTKGTGLGLTICLRILKDHGADIRVQSEQGEGTTFHIIFEGVRPTDRKRRETLHQS; encoded by the coding sequence ATGATATATAGGGGTAGGGTCATATCAGTACTCACCGGACTTTTTTTAGTCATCACTTGGGACTTTATTTACTATTTCGTACTGCATTATCCGATAGATGTTAAGGTGGATGCGGTTTATACGTTATCGATCATCTTCATCGGTTATTACTTAGGGAAGAATTATGACCTGAGTCAGACGGCACTTACGGAGATTCGAAAAAGTGAAGAGAAGGTTAAGGCATTGAATGAAGAAATGCAGCATGTTTTGCAGAGTATTGATGAAGTGGTCTTTCATACGAATGACAAAGGGGAGTTTCAATTCCTCAATGCTTCCTGGGAAGACTTTACAGGCTATACGGTCAAAGAGAGTTTACATAAGAATGCCCTTCATTTTGTTTCCCTTCACGAGCGCCATGAGTTTCTGCGGGTGGTAAGGCAAAATGCAAGTGTGAAAAAAGAGAAGATCAAGATGGATTTTTCCTACCAGAAACGGGACGGTCAGTTCCGGTGGGGGGAAGTGACAATCAAGATGAATTATAACAGCGAGGGAAAGCTCCTTGGCACAGTCGGGACGATTTCCGATATAACCGCCAGGGTACATAATGAAGAAGAATTGATGGAAATGAATGAGACGCTCGCAATCGAGTCTCAGAAACTATCGGTTGCAGGTCAGCTTGCAGCAGGGATTGCCCATGAAGTGCGGAATCCCTTGACGTCTATCAATGGATTTCTTCAACTGTTACGGGATGAAGCTGATGACAAGACAAGGGAATATTTAGGAATTGTCTTTTCAGAAATCAAGCGGATCGAGCTGGTGTTAAGCGAGCTGTTGATCCTTGCCAAACCTCAATCCGTTACTTATAAACGCATCAATATCATTGAAACACTCGATCACGTATCGAAATTATTGAATACGAACGCGATTCTGTATAATATCGAGATTCAGACCGATTTCAAAGATAAAGAGTTATTCATCCGGGGTGATGAAAATCAGTTGAAACAAGTCTTCATCAATTTAATCAAAAACGCAATCGAAGCCATGCCCCATGGAGGTGCAATCACCATACAAGCAAGAAACACCTCAGATAACAAAGTGCAGGTATCTTTCAAGGATGAAGGAGTGGGGATGAAGAAGGAAACTCTTGATAAACTGGGAGAACCCTTTTTCACCACAAAGACAAAAGGAACGGGTCTCGGCCTTACGATATGCTTGAGAATTCTAAAAGACCACGGAGCCGACATCCGTGTTCAAAGCGAGCAGGGAGAAGGCACCACTTTTCATATCATCTTTGAAGGTGTCCGGCCAACGGACAGGAAAAGGCGGGAAACGTTACATCAATCATAA
- a CDS encoding DUF6143 family protein: protein MGKKPSVYVINPAFQSEKGRLFAGTSGVLKTSASKQAWAQLVNPEDSKVNLYVSFFALTNFSIKLVKADFVVNAIPPGTPIESSEVSVLKLGSDVQPVGRIYYHPSVSGAFTGGKIVGTRAMTPLTTIPGFRVDGRLIIEPGTNAMFFVYSESYAESQIEFEWFESDHL, encoded by the coding sequence ATGGGAAAAAAGCCGTCGGTGTATGTGATCAATCCTGCATTTCAAAGCGAAAAGGGCAGACTGTTTGCCGGTACTTCCGGGGTGTTAAAGACGAGTGCCAGCAAACAGGCATGGGCGCAACTTGTCAATCCGGAAGACTCCAAAGTGAATTTATATGTTTCTTTTTTTGCATTAACGAATTTCTCTATCAAATTGGTAAAGGCCGATTTTGTTGTCAATGCCATTCCACCCGGCACCCCCATAGAATCATCAGAAGTGAGCGTGTTGAAATTAGGCTCTGACGTTCAGCCTGTTGGCAGGATCTATTATCATCCGTCAGTGTCAGGGGCCTTCACCGGAGGGAAAATCGTCGGGACCAGGGCAATGACGCCATTAACGACGATCCCCGGATTCCGGGTGGATGGCCGGTTGATCATTGAACCAGGTACCAACGCCATGTTTTTTGTGTACAGTGAATCCTACGCTGAATCCCAAATAGAATTCGAATGGTTCGAGAGCGATCATCTTTAG
- a CDS encoding 2'-5' RNA ligase family protein: MEKDYFIGIVPPPEYLERIEQFQGKWIAKPGVEPHITLKAQGGLTPDEKWMEAVQRVCEGFTPFPASLEEPKYFGDTILYLSVNSNNLHRLHQKIVQAISPTEEEIQQYFEGNDFVPHLTLGKEHYGRNITDGLSHQQLKEMENAAPLDLAPYPEFEVNFIRVYVLNLDKQKYEKYIDIPLGH; this comes from the coding sequence GTGGAGAAAGATTATTTTATCGGAATTGTCCCACCCCCAGAATACTTAGAACGGATTGAACAATTTCAAGGAAAATGGATAGCCAAACCAGGTGTAGAACCTCACATTACGTTAAAGGCACAAGGAGGGCTTACGCCCGATGAAAAGTGGATGGAAGCGGTTCAGCGTGTATGTGAAGGCTTCACACCCTTTCCTGCCTCCCTGGAGGAACCGAAATACTTTGGGGATACCATCTTATACTTAAGTGTAAATTCAAATAATCTGCACAGATTGCATCAGAAAATTGTACAGGCAATCTCACCTACAGAAGAAGAAATACAACAATATTTTGAAGGAAACGACTTTGTCCCTCATTTAACTCTTGGGAAAGAACACTATGGACGAAACATCACGGATGGACTTTCTCACCAGCAATTAAAAGAAATGGAAAATGCAGCTCCATTGGATTTGGCACCCTACCCCGAGTTTGAAGTGAATTTTATCAGGGTCTACGTATTGAACCTTGATAAACAAAAGTACGAAAAATATATTGATATTCCTTTAGGTCATTGA
- a CDS encoding YvrJ family protein has product MESIISIVSEVGFPIVVTMYLLYRIETKLDAVITSIQALPQKLRE; this is encoded by the coding sequence ATGGAGTCCATCATATCGATTGTTTCGGAAGTGGGCTTTCCGATTGTGGTCACGATGTATCTGCTATATCGGATCGAAACGAAGCTTGATGCCGTTATCACATCGATTCAAGCACTTCCGCAGAAGCTGAGGGAATAA
- a CDS encoding exonuclease SbcCD subunit D, with translation MKFIHTADWHLGKLVHGIYMTEEQRYILEEFINLVKEEAPDAVIIAGDLYDRSVPPTEAVELLDEVLFRINVELNTPIVAVSGNHDSAERLSFGSSWYKHSQFYLKGKITKDFTPVKIKGVNFHCVPYAEPGTVRQVLEEEGVSSHHGAMEAIVKRIEENMNPNEPHVFVGHAFVLGGKTSDSERTLSVGGSGCVGAEVFEPFHYTALGHLHSPDAIKHDKIRYSGSLLKYSFSEAKQRKSVTIVEMEDDGSFQLREKVLQPKRDMREVEGFMEELLDPLFYQTQSVHDYLKITLHDQGTLIDPINQLRQVYPNVLHLERKLDLVDAKKKHTFQVLEDKKKSEIDLFMEFYQDMTTSEFTEDKKEMVETVIEKARKEVDPA, from the coding sequence ATGAAATTTATACATACCGCAGATTGGCACCTTGGCAAACTGGTGCACGGAATTTATATGACAGAAGAACAGCGCTACATACTGGAGGAGTTTATCAACCTTGTGAAAGAGGAAGCACCGGATGCAGTCATTATTGCAGGCGATCTTTATGATCGGTCGGTTCCCCCGACAGAAGCGGTGGAGCTTTTGGATGAAGTTCTGTTCCGCATCAATGTGGAATTGAACACACCGATCGTGGCGGTGTCAGGCAATCATGATAGTGCCGAGCGTTTATCCTTTGGATCATCATGGTACAAGCACAGTCAATTTTACCTGAAAGGGAAGATTACAAAGGATTTCACACCGGTCAAGATCAAAGGAGTGAATTTTCACTGCGTCCCTTATGCTGAACCGGGGACAGTCAGACAGGTTCTGGAAGAAGAAGGGGTATCCAGCCATCACGGGGCAATGGAAGCCATTGTAAAAAGAATCGAAGAGAATATGAACCCTAATGAACCACATGTGTTTGTCGGTCATGCTTTCGTCCTCGGAGGCAAGACGTCAGATTCAGAAAGGACGCTTTCGGTAGGTGGATCAGGATGTGTGGGGGCAGAGGTGTTCGAGCCTTTCCATTATACTGCGCTCGGTCATCTTCATAGTCCGGATGCGATTAAGCACGATAAGATCAGATATTCAGGATCTTTATTAAAGTACTCCTTTTCGGAAGCGAAGCAGCGGAAATCCGTCACCATTGTTGAGATGGAAGACGACGGTTCCTTCCAACTGAGGGAGAAAGTACTCCAGCCAAAGAGGGATATGAGAGAGGTAGAAGGGTTCATGGAGGAATTGCTTGACCCTCTGTTCTACCAAACGCAAAGTGTTCATGATTATTTGAAAATCACCCTTCATGATCAAGGTACCTTGATTGATCCCATCAATCAGCTCCGTCAGGTTTATCCGAATGTTCTTCACCTTGAACGGAAACTCGATCTTGTTGATGCGAAAAAGAAGCACACATTCCAGGTGTTGGAGGATAAGAAGAAATCGGAAATAGATTTGTTTATGGAGTTTTACCAAGACATGACAACGAGTGAGTTTACTGAAGATAAAAAGGAAATGGTTGAAACAGTGATTGAAAAAGCAAGGAAGGAGGTCGATCCCGCATGA